The Primulina tabacum isolate GXHZ01 chromosome 7, ASM2559414v2, whole genome shotgun sequence genome includes a window with the following:
- the LOC142550758 gene encoding putative B3 domain-containing protein At1g78640, which yields MAVDETIPAVISPHTQGSVVQPHVNLPVNHHEGYWRIKKTLKKSDVDGSSRLLLGKQLVKDHILPNIENFDVKRGVEITVYDVDTRTVHTLLLKTWITDSYVLVNGWMKDFVRRRVLRKNDEIGLRWEETDGRFEFSLLRQHPLHQDFI from the coding sequence ATGGCGGTGGACGAGACAATCCCGGCGGTGATATCACCACATACCCAAGGAAGTGTGGTTCAGCCGCACGTCAATCTTCCCGTTAATCATCATGAGGGTTATTGGAGAATCAAGAAAACCTTGAAGAAAAGTGACGTGGACGGTTCATCGAGGCTTCTCCTCGGAAAACAGTTAGTCAAGGATCATATTTTGCCGAATATTGAGAACTTCGATGTGAAGAGGGGGGTGGAGATCACCGTGTATGATGTGGATACACGAACCGTGCACACTCTGTTGCTGAAAACCTGGATAACGGATAGTTACGTCCTCGTGAATGGCTGGATGAAGGATTTTGTTAGGAGGCGTGTGTTGCGCAAGAACGATGAGATTGGGCTCCGGTGGGAAGAAACAGATGGAAGATTTGAATTTTCTCTACTTCGTCAGCATCCTCTGCATCAAGATTTCATCTAG
- the LOC142550965 gene encoding B3 domain-containing protein At4g02870-like — MAFFPGSSSSPTPSATPYGPFFASSSTGQEYKTIRIFGVSIDTRMTETTSTTTGETGSVTLDSMAVDETIPAVISPHTQGSVVQPHVNLPVNHHEGYWRIKKTLKKSDVDGSSRLLLGKQLVKDHILPNIENFDVKRGVEITVYDVDTRTVHTLLLKTWITDSYVLVNGWMKDFVRRRVLRKNDEIGLRWEETDGRFEFSLLRQHPLHQDFI, encoded by the coding sequence ATGGCGTTCTTCCCTGGCTCTTCGTCGTCACCTACTCCTTCAGCAACACCTTACGGACCCTTTTTTGCTTCTTCCTCCACCGGTCAAGAGTACAAAACTATTAGAATATTCGGAGTATCCATCGATACTCGGATGACTGAGACGACGTCGACGACGACAGGAGAGACTGGATCTGTTACTCTTGATTCTATGGCGGTGGACGAGACAATCCCGGCGGTGATATCACCACATACCCAAGGAAGTGTGGTTCAGCCGCACGTCAATCTTCCCGTTAATCATCATGAGGGTTATTGGAGAATCAAGAAAACCTTGAAGAAAAGTGACGTGGACGGTTCATCGAGGCTTCTCCTCGGAAAACAGTTAGTCAAGGATCATATTTTGCCGAATATTGAGAACTTCGATGTGAAGAGGGGGGTGGAGATCACCGTGTATGATGTGGATACACGAACCGTGCACACTCTGTTGCTGAAAACCTGGATAACGGATAGTTACGTCCTCGTGAATGGCTGGATGAAGGATTTTGTTAGGAGGCGTGTGTTGCGCAAGAACGATGAGATTGGGCTCCGGTGGGAAGAAACAGATGGAAGATTTGAATTTTCTCTACTTCGTCAGCATCCTCTGCATCAAGATTTCATCTAG
- the LOC142550761 gene encoding L-type lectin-domain containing receptor kinase S.6-like has protein sequence MVAQWECLRRKKMKFLAVEFDTFKDEKYGDLNNDHVGIDVDSFASVKVSNVSAIELELNKVRLGRILGGKKPVDPLLSHHIDLSRMWKNEDVLLGLSSSSGNSSQKCNIYSWSFVSRTMPHWMHSEPMNPETFTEKGEEDMKVHKTRSDCAMKILAALIFGGGCGALGAVVVLFVFAIFGNRRPVTPEDLAVQPKKLEHKKLGSAIHKAIQDGKN, from the exons ATGGTGGCTCAATGGGAATGTTTGAGGAGGAAAAAAATGAAGTTTCTTGCAGTTGAATTCGATACGTTTAAGGATGAGAAGTATGGTGATTTGAATAATGACCATGTTGGGATTGATGTTGACAGTTTTGCATCTGTGAAAGTGAGCAATGTTTCAGCCATCGAGTTGGAGTTAAATA AGGTTCGATTGGGAAGAATATTGGGAGGCAAGAAGCCAGTTGACCCTTTGCTTTCCCATCATATTGACTTGTCAAGAATGTGGAAAAACGAGGACGTTCTTCTGGGATTAAGCTCGTCGAGCGGGAATTCGTCGCAAAAGTGTAATATATATTCGTGGAGCTTTGTTTCGAGAACTATGCCCCATTGGATGCATTCAGAGCCGATGAATCCGGAGACATTCACGGAGAAGGGAGAAGAAGATATGAAAGTTCACAAGACAAGAAGTGATTGTGCTATGAAAATACTAGCTGCATTAATCTTCGGCGGTGGATGTGGAGCACTTGGTGCCGTTGTTGTGTTATTTGTGTTTGCTATCTTCGGCAATAGGCGACCTGTGACACCGGAGGACTTGGCTGTTCAACCCAAGAAACTCGAGCACAAAAAGCTCGGCAGCGCTATCCATAAAGCCATCCAAGATGGTAAGAATTGA
- the LOC142550967 gene encoding L-type lectin-domain containing receptor kinase S.6-like translates to MSLMVAQWECLRRKKMKFLAVEFDTFKDEKYGDLNNDHVGIDVDSFASVKVSNVSAIELELNSGEKLQSWIDHKASSKILEVRLGRILGGKKPVDPLLSHHIDLSRMWKNEDVLLGLSSSSGNSSQKCNIYSWSFVSRTMPHWMHSEPMNPETFTEKGEEDMKVHKTRSDCAMKILAALIFGGGCGALGAVVVLFVFAIFGNRRPVTPEDLAVQPKKLEHKKLGSAIHKAIQDVLARAWRSSLALRRHLLLQQHLTDPFLLLPPPVKSTKLLEYSEYPSILG, encoded by the exons ATGTCTTTAATGGTGGCTCAATGGGAATGTTTGAGGAGGAAAAAAATGAAGTTTCTTGCAGTTGAATTCGATACGTTTAAGGATGAGAAGTATGGTGATTTGAATAATGACCATGTTGGGATTGATGTTGACAGTTTTGCATCTGTGAAAGTGAGCAATGTTTCAGCCATCGAGTTGGAGTTAAATAGTGGAGAAAAATTACAATCTTGGATTGATCACAAAGCAAGTTCTAAAATATTAGAGGTTCGATTGGGAAGAATATTGGGAGGCAAGAAGCCAGTTGACCCTTTGCTTTCCCATCATATTGACTTGTCAAGAATGTGGAAAAACGAGGACGTTCTTCTGGGATTAAGCTCGTCGAGCGGGAATTCGTCGCAAAAGTGTAATATATATTCGTGGAGCTTTGTTTCGAGAACTATGCCCCATTGGATGCATTCAGAGCCGATGAATCCGGAGACATTCACGGAGAAGGGAGAAGAAGATATGAAAGTTCACAAGACAAGAAGTGATTGTGCTATGAAAATACTAGCTGCATTAATCTTCGGCGGTGGATGTGGAGCACTTGGTGCCGTTGTTGTGTTATTTGTGTTTGCTATCTTCGGCAATAGGCGACCTGTGACACCGGAGGACTTGGCTGTTCAACCCAAGAAACTCGAGCACAAAAAGCTCGGCAGCGCTATCCATAAAGCCATCCAAGATG TACTTGCGCGTGCATGGCGTTCTTCCCTGGCTCTTCGTCGTCACCTACTCCTTCAGCAACACCTTACGGACCCTTTTTTGCTTCTTCCTCCACCGGTCAAGAGTACAAAACTATTAGAATATTCGGAGTATCCATCGATACTCGGATGA